The Devosia sp. 1566 sequence GCGGTAGGCACCTATTCCCCCTGCCATTATTCGCAATACATCAACTCCAACACGGACGGGCCGGCCTCCAAATACAGCCTTGTGGGCCTCCTGATGTTCCTGCTGGTGGAAGATCTTATCGCCGCCGGGATCAGCAGCATCGATATGGGCGTGGGCGATTTCGCCTACAAAACCTCCTGGACCCAGAAGACGCCGATCAACGACGCGGCGATTGCGCTAAGCGCCAAGGGCACTGCCGCCGCCGCCCTCCTTAATGGCAAGCGCGCGCTTAAGCGGCACATCAAGCAGAACGACAAGCTTTGGAGCTTTGCCAAGCAGCTGCGCCAGTGGCGCCAGCCAAAACCCGACTGATCGACCCTATCCTGCAGCCGGACGACGGGCCACAAGGCTCGTGACGATCAGATAGGTCAACACCAGCGCTCCCGCCGTGATCATCACCGCCAGCAGTACCAGCCCGGTCTTGGGCGAAACCGGTGCACTCGACACCACCGGATGCGACACCAGGCGCATATCAGGGAATGCAGCGCCCCCGTCTACCTGAGCCCGCGCCGCTTCCGCCTGCTGCAGGTAACGCTCGAGGACGCTACGTTGCGCCGCCGCATCGCGCTGCAGCGCCGCGAGGGCCACGCTGTCGCGCTCTTCCCCGCCGACGGATTGTTGCAAGATCTGCTGGTCGGCCGCCAGTGCCGCAGCCAGAGCCGCTTCAGTCTCGGCCTGCCGATCCATCTGGTCAGCAATGTGCCGCGCCGCGGTAGCGAGTTGCGCATCGACGTCCGCAATCTGCGCCCGCGATCCCAGAACATTCGGATGGTTGAACGATAAACTGCTGGCTTGCTGCGCCAGCTGTCCCTGCAGACTGGCCCGGAGCTGAATGAGACTTCTGCCCCTTGCATCCGCCGCCAGTTCCGTGCTGCCCACCAGCGAACCTCCTAGCGCCAGGCGCTGCCGCAGCACCGCCGCACGCGCCCTGAAGCTCGAACTGCGCTCCTCAGCCGCAAGCCGTCGCCCCGCCATGTCGCTCAATTGGCTGCCAACCATGCTGCCCTCCGGCAGGTCCCCAATCGTCCCCCGCGCAATGCGGAACTTAGCCACAGCGTCCTCGGCTTGAAACACTCGCTGCCGCAACTCCGGTATCGTGCTCTCAAGCCACGCTAATGCCTGCCGGGCATCGTCGAGCCCCTGCTGCGCCCGCCGGGCGATCGCGGTTTCGGCGATGCTCAGCGCCAATTGGCGTGCCACTTCGGGCGCATGGGCCCGGGTCTTCAGCCAGATTATCGCGGTTCCCAGTTCGCTCGTTACCAGCGTACGCTCATCGAGCGCCAGCACCGCCGCGTCAAACGCCGCTTGCCCCGTTTCGCCGCCGTTGAACTCGGCTTGCTGCGCCAGCCCGAGCTGCGCCACCACATCCATCAAAGTGTCGCGTGAGCGCAGCAATTGCACATTGCTAGAAATGGTCGCGCGGTCCGGAACTGATACGGACGCTGGCTGACCCGCCCCGAAGTAGTTGGGTCGTGGCTCCACCAAGATCGTGGCCGAAGATTCATAAAGCCGGGGAACGCGTGACACGGCAATATATGCCAGCACGGGCACCACAAGGAGCACCAGCAGCGCGGCCCACCGGCGCGCCCAGATAATTCCGAGCAGCTGATAAAGGTCGATCTGGGAGTCAAACGCGCGCAAGCAACTGGCCTCTACCGGCAGGAACGGGGGCAGCCTAGTGCCTTTCCATGTTCACGCCGTTAACCGCGGGTGGAAATGCTTGGGAAAGCATAGAAACAGCAACACGACTGGCGCTCAGCCCCAATCATCTTCCCTCACAATTGTTGCTAATTGCAGCGAGATTTTCTTCATTCTTTGCTGGCTAGGTTTTTGCCCAATAATTGGGGGCAGAAGTGAACAGCAAGCGTCTTGTTATCTCAGTGGTGCTGGGCGGGCTCGTCCTCGCCTTCCTCGCCGTCATGGCAGTTTCGATTTTGCGCGAAGTGCCCGGCACCAACAGCTACGCGCTGCTCGCCCAATCCTGGCTCGAAGGGCGGCTCGATACCACGGGGCCCTGCTTTGACGGCGACTGCGCGCTTTATAACGGCCGCACCTATGTGGTGTTTCCGCCCGCGCCCGGGCTGGTCATCCTGCCCTTCGTAGCCCTGTTCGGCAGCAGCTTTCACTTCTTCTTGCCGCTGACGATCCTTGCTTTTGGCCTCACCGGCTGGCTTTGGTGGCGCATCGCCAACGCGTCGATACAGCTCAACCGCGATCTGGCCGTCCTGCTCGTTTTTCTGGTGCTGTTCGCGACGCCGCTCGCCTTTGTCACCATTCGGGGCGACCGGGTCTGGTTTTTCGCCCAGAGCTGGGGGACCTTGTTCAGTACGGCAGCGATCTACTTCGCGCTGGTG is a genomic window containing:
- a CDS encoding Wzz/FepE/Etk N-terminal domain-containing protein, with the protein product MRAFDSQIDLYQLLGIIWARRWAALLVLLVVPVLAYIAVSRVPRLYESSATILVEPRPNYFGAGQPASVSVPDRATISSNVQLLRSRDTLMDVVAQLGLAQQAEFNGGETGQAAFDAAVLALDERTLVTSELGTAIIWLKTRAHAPEVARQLALSIAETAIARRAQQGLDDARQALAWLESTIPELRQRVFQAEDAVAKFRIARGTIGDLPEGSMVGSQLSDMAGRRLAAEERSSSFRARAAVLRQRLALGGSLVGSTELAADARGRSLIQLRASLQGQLAQQASSLSFNHPNVLGSRAQIADVDAQLATAARHIADQMDRQAETEAALAAALAADQQILQQSVGGEERDSVALAALQRDAAAQRSVLERYLQQAEAARAQVDGGAAFPDMRLVSHPVVSSAPVSPKTGLVLLAVMITAGALVLTYLIVTSLVARRPAAG